A portion of the Meriones unguiculatus strain TT.TT164.6M chromosome 14, Bangor_MerUng_6.1, whole genome shotgun sequence genome contains these proteins:
- the Rgma gene encoding repulsive guidance molecule A isoform X1, which produces MQPPRERLVVTGRAGWMGMGRGAGRSALGLWPTLAFLLCSFPAAVSSCKILKCNSEFWSATSGSHAPASDDVPEFCAALRTYALCTRRTARTCRGDLAYHSAVHGIEDLMSQHNCSKDGPTSQPRLRTLPPAGDSQERSDSPEICHYEKSFHKHSAAPNYTHCGLFGDPHLRTFTDHFQTCKVQGAWPLIDNNYLNVQVTNTPVLPGSAATATSKLTIIFKNFQECVDQKVYQAEMDELPSAFADGSKNGGDKHGANSLKITEKVSGQHVEIQAKYIGTTIVVRQVGRYLTFAVRMPEEVVNAVEDRDNQGLYLCLRGCPLNQQIDFQAFRANAESPRRPAAASPSPVVPETFPYETAVAKCKEKLPVEDLYYQACVFDLLTTGDVNFTLAAYYALEDGRMLHSNKDKLHLFERTRELPGAVAAAASPSAPQMLLGTVTLLALMSVSW; this is translated from the exons CCGTCTCCTCCTGCAAGATCCTCAAGTGCAACTCTGAGTTCTGGAGCGCCACGTCAGGCAGCCACGCCCCTGCCTCTGACGACGTGCCAGAGTTCTGTGCGGCCCTGCGCACCTACGCCCTGTGTACGAGGCGGACGGCCCGCACCTGCCGGGGCGACCTGGCTTACCACTCGGCTGTCCATGGCATAGAGGACCTCATGAGCCAGCACAACTGTTCCAAGGACGGCCCCACCTCACAGCCACGCCTGCGCACACTCCCGCCCGCCGGGGACAGCCAGGAGCGCTCGGATAGCCCAGAGATCTGCCACTATGAGAAGAGTTTCCACAAGCACTCAGCTGCCCCCAACTACACTCACTGCGGCCTCTTCGGGGACCCGCACCTCAGGACCTTCACAGACCACTTCCAGACATGCAAGGTGCAAGGCGCCTGGCCTCTCATCGACAATAATTACCTGAACGTGCAAGTCACCAACACGCCTGTCCTGCCCGGCTCTGCTGCCACCGCCACCAGCAAG CTCACCATCATCTTCAAGAACTTCCAAGAGTGTGTGGACCAGAAAGTGTACCAAGCTGAGATGGACGAACTGCCGTCTGCCTTTGCCGACGGCTCCAAAAACGGTGGAGATAAACATGGGGCCAACAGCCTGAAGATCACAGAGAAGGTGTCGGGCCAGCACGTGGAGATCCAGGCCAAGTACATCGGTACCACCATCGTGGTGCGCCAGGTGGGCCGCTACCTGACCTTCGCGGTCCGAATGCCCGAGGAGGTGGTCAACGCTGTGGAGGACCGTGACAACCAAGGCCTCTACCTCTGCCTGCGGGGCTGCCCGCTCAACCAGCAGATCGACTTCCAGGCTTTCCGCGCCAACGCTGAAAGCCCCCGTAGGCCGGCAGCTGCCAGCCCCTCTCCTGTGGTCCCCGAGACATTTCCATACGAGACGGCTGTGGCCAAGTGCAAGGAGAAGCTGCCTGTAGAAGACCTGTACTACCAGGCCTGTGTCTTCGACCTCCTCACCACCGGCGACGTGAACTTCACGCTGGCCGCCTACTACGCCTTGGAGGATGGCAGGATGCTCCATTCCAACAAGGACAAGCTGCACCTGTTCGAAAGGACTCGGGAACTGCCAGGTGCGGTGGCTGCAGCAGCGTCTCCCTCGGCCCCTCAGATGCTCCTTGGCACCGTCACACTCCTGGCCCTGATGTCTGTGTCTTGGTAG
- the Rgma gene encoding repulsive guidance molecule A isoform X2 translates to MGMGRGAGRSALGLWPTLAFLLCSFPAAVSSCKILKCNSEFWSATSGSHAPASDDVPEFCAALRTYALCTRRTARTCRGDLAYHSAVHGIEDLMSQHNCSKDGPTSQPRLRTLPPAGDSQERSDSPEICHYEKSFHKHSAAPNYTHCGLFGDPHLRTFTDHFQTCKVQGAWPLIDNNYLNVQVTNTPVLPGSAATATSKLTIIFKNFQECVDQKVYQAEMDELPSAFADGSKNGGDKHGANSLKITEKVSGQHVEIQAKYIGTTIVVRQVGRYLTFAVRMPEEVVNAVEDRDNQGLYLCLRGCPLNQQIDFQAFRANAESPRRPAAASPSPVVPETFPYETAVAKCKEKLPVEDLYYQACVFDLLTTGDVNFTLAAYYALEDGRMLHSNKDKLHLFERTRELPGAVAAAASPSAPQMLLGTVTLLALMSVSW, encoded by the exons CCGTCTCCTCCTGCAAGATCCTCAAGTGCAACTCTGAGTTCTGGAGCGCCACGTCAGGCAGCCACGCCCCTGCCTCTGACGACGTGCCAGAGTTCTGTGCGGCCCTGCGCACCTACGCCCTGTGTACGAGGCGGACGGCCCGCACCTGCCGGGGCGACCTGGCTTACCACTCGGCTGTCCATGGCATAGAGGACCTCATGAGCCAGCACAACTGTTCCAAGGACGGCCCCACCTCACAGCCACGCCTGCGCACACTCCCGCCCGCCGGGGACAGCCAGGAGCGCTCGGATAGCCCAGAGATCTGCCACTATGAGAAGAGTTTCCACAAGCACTCAGCTGCCCCCAACTACACTCACTGCGGCCTCTTCGGGGACCCGCACCTCAGGACCTTCACAGACCACTTCCAGACATGCAAGGTGCAAGGCGCCTGGCCTCTCATCGACAATAATTACCTGAACGTGCAAGTCACCAACACGCCTGTCCTGCCCGGCTCTGCTGCCACCGCCACCAGCAAG CTCACCATCATCTTCAAGAACTTCCAAGAGTGTGTGGACCAGAAAGTGTACCAAGCTGAGATGGACGAACTGCCGTCTGCCTTTGCCGACGGCTCCAAAAACGGTGGAGATAAACATGGGGCCAACAGCCTGAAGATCACAGAGAAGGTGTCGGGCCAGCACGTGGAGATCCAGGCCAAGTACATCGGTACCACCATCGTGGTGCGCCAGGTGGGCCGCTACCTGACCTTCGCGGTCCGAATGCCCGAGGAGGTGGTCAACGCTGTGGAGGACCGTGACAACCAAGGCCTCTACCTCTGCCTGCGGGGCTGCCCGCTCAACCAGCAGATCGACTTCCAGGCTTTCCGCGCCAACGCTGAAAGCCCCCGTAGGCCGGCAGCTGCCAGCCCCTCTCCTGTGGTCCCCGAGACATTTCCATACGAGACGGCTGTGGCCAAGTGCAAGGAGAAGCTGCCTGTAGAAGACCTGTACTACCAGGCCTGTGTCTTCGACCTCCTCACCACCGGCGACGTGAACTTCACGCTGGCCGCCTACTACGCCTTGGAGGATGGCAGGATGCTCCATTCCAACAAGGACAAGCTGCACCTGTTCGAAAGGACTCGGGAACTGCCAGGTGCGGTGGCTGCAGCAGCGTCTCCCTCGGCCCCTCAGATGCTCCTTGGCACCGTCACACTCCTGGCCCTGATGTCTGTGTCTTGGTAG